The genomic interval TCCCATGAGATGGATTACTTCAGAATTCAGTTTCTCATGCAGCTTATAAATTGGAACACCGTATAGTCGATCATTTAAAATGTTCACTATCTTCTCCAAGTCTGATGCATTGATCTCATTCGGAACTGAAAATGACCGATGTTCGACATGACCGGTGTTCGTGATCAAGATTGCTACAGCAGTTTGCGGTGACAGTGACACAATCTGCAGCTGTTTCAACTTGGTCTCAAATACTTCTGGACCAAGAATAATCGATGTATAATTTGTAATCTCAGACAGTATTTCGGCAGAACTCTGGACAATCTGTTCAAATTCAAATAGGCCATCTTGCATTACGTTTTCAACTATTTTAATGTTGCTCGTCGTCTCCTTAAGTGACACTAAATGGTCGACATAATACCGATAGCCTTTTTCAGATGGGATACGGCCGGATGATGAATGAGTTTTCTCAAGAAATCCCATGTCCTCCAAATCAGCCATTTCGTTACGTATAGTGGCCGAACTATACGTAACATCATCCTTCTTAGCAATGGAACGTGACCCTACCGGCTGTGCCGTTTCGATGAAATCATCAACTATTACTTGCAGAATCAGTAATTGTCTTTCCGTTAACATGATGACCACCTCTGTTAGCACTCTTAAGTAACGAGTGCTAATGCTATTAATAAATTACCAAATCGCTGGTTTGTTGTCAACGAACATGATCCAAGTCAGTCTCTTCCAATAAAAATTTCTCGAAAACTTCATTTCCGAACAATACACCTTGATCAGTCAAGCGTAGATTATTTCCTTCATTAATTAGTAAGCCTTTCTGGACAAGCATGCTAATAACATCTCCATAAAGGGCTTCATAAGGGAATCCGAATTTTTCCCGGAATAAATCCCTGTTCACCCCACTCATCTTCCTGAGCCCAAGGAACATCTCCTCTTCAATCATTTCCCGCTTGCCAATTTCCTCTGCATTTAAAATCGGCTTGCCGTTTTCCATTGCCTGCTTCATATATGCAGGCAGCGGTCGGATATTTCCTGTACGGACACCGGGAAGATAGCCATGCGCTCCAGCCCCAAAACCGTAATAATGTTCATTATTCCAATAAGTTAAATTATGCCTACTTTCAAATCCCGGTCGGGCAAAGTTGCTGATTTCATATTGGTTCAATCCATATTTGCGCATGGTGTCTTTTAACATTTCATACATTTGCACTTCATCTTCCTGTGGAGGACGATGCAACTTCCCTTTTTTATACCGCTGATAGAAGACGGTTTTCGGCTCAATTTGCAGTGCGTATGCCGAATAGTGAGGGAGCCCGAATGCGATTGCCTCATCCAGCGTTTGCTGGAACTGTTCCACTGTCTGGCTTGGCAGAGCATAGATAAGATCAAGACTAATGTTATAAAAACCATTCCGCTGCAGCAATTCGACTGTACGGTAAACATCTTTCACCCGATGGAGCCGCCCAAGTTGCTCCAGCATTTCATCATCAAATACTTGTACCCCTAATGACACTCGATTGACACCAAAACTGTTCAATAGTTTTATTTTCTCTTCATCAAAATCACCTGGATTCGCCTCAATCGAGAATTCTTGACAGTTGTCAATGTCGAATTTCCTGGTGATTAATTGCATGAGTGACTGCAACTGGTCCATATTCAGAACTGTCGGTGTACCGCCGCCTATAAAAATAGTTTGTACTTGATTTTTTTTGCCTTCAATGGTTGTTTCAATCTCATTTGTTAACGCTTCTATATAGTCTGTCGCTGATTGCTCATCATAAAAGAACTTCGTAAAATCACAGTAATGACAAATTTGCTGACAGAACGGAATATGGATATAGACGGATTGTGCTTTCATTATATTCGCTCCTATACACAGAAAAGGGATAACCAATGCCTGTGGCAAAGGTTTCCCCAATCTGTAAATTAGTTAATCATCATTCATTTCAAGTACGGCCATGAATGCCTCTTGTGGCACTTCGACAGACCCTACCATCTTCATCCGTTTTTTACCTTCTTTTTGTTTCTCCAGTAATTTTCGTTTCCGTGAAATGTCGCCACCGTAACATTTAGACAAGACGTTCTTTTTCATCGCCTTGATTGTTGATCGGGCAATAATCTTATTTCCGATTGCTGCTTGAACCGGCACCTCGAACTGTTGTCT from Lentibacillus cibarius carries:
- the hrcA gene encoding heat-inducible transcriptional repressor HrcA, whose amino-acid sequence is MLTERQLLILQVIVDDFIETAQPVGSRSIAKKDDVTYSSATIRNEMADLEDMGFLEKTHSSSGRIPSEKGYRYYVDHLVSLKETTSNIKIVENVMQDGLFEFEQIVQSSAEILSEITNYTSIILGPEVFETKLKQLQIVSLSPQTAVAILITNTGHVEHRSFSVPNEINASDLEKIVNILNDRLYGVPIYKLHEKLNSEVIHLMGSFVTDFEKSFDYLRAIFFTENPVKLYFGGKTNILMQPEFNDVEKVRSLYAMIEKEDELANLLKSDTDGISVSIGHENKADAIKECSLITATYELNEEQMGTIALLGPTRMEYKRVIALLNALSNEMSDVLYKWHQNND
- the hemW gene encoding radical SAM family heme chaperone HemW — its product is MKAQSVYIHIPFCQQICHYCDFTKFFYDEQSATDYIEALTNEIETTIEGKKNQVQTIFIGGGTPTVLNMDQLQSLMQLITRKFDIDNCQEFSIEANPGDFDEEKIKLLNSFGVNRVSLGVQVFDDEMLEQLGRLHRVKDVYRTVELLQRNGFYNISLDLIYALPSQTVEQFQQTLDEAIAFGLPHYSAYALQIEPKTVFYQRYKKGKLHRPPQEDEVQMYEMLKDTMRKYGLNQYEISNFARPGFESRHNLTYWNNEHYYGFGAGAHGYLPGVRTGNIRPLPAYMKQAMENGKPILNAEEIGKREMIEEEMFLGLRKMSGVNRDLFREKFGFPYEALYGDVISMLVQKGLLINEGNNLRLTDQGVLFGNEVFEKFLLEETDLDHVR